From one Nocardioides yefusunii genomic stretch:
- a CDS encoding acyltransferase family protein: MTASEAHQKDVVRPASEAGFVASLTGLRGFAAIAVVLVHISFWTDYKWVGIHGFGPIALFVLAGYLLFRPYGAWILGAAAQPSTRAYAVRRLMRTFPAYLVAMLVWIVIYPPAVPVDARAWFHTLTMTGVFEVLSIPKGMEQVWSLGTELSWYVALPVLAVALHSCLRGKSPAVRLWVTGAVLLATVPATTAFIAWCYEVGKTQEKLWLPGYLMCFTMGAFVALLVEARAAGLARLEGVERLASSRIVLPVLCLAALAVVMSPLSGPLDLSPRTATEDIVRILSCTALAALLVLGAVFTRDGRGVSAPLRWRWLEATGRWSYGIYLWHLPVIIMLESEADLPDGVAGLLVRFAVVIPIAWALGATSYVWVELPAQEYGRRLSRTRGQAQREEGAGDREAGSHAAGRGAR, translated from the coding sequence GTGACAGCCAGCGAAGCACATCAGAAGGACGTCGTCCGTCCGGCGTCAGAGGCCGGATTCGTCGCCTCTCTCACCGGTCTGCGCGGGTTCGCGGCGATCGCTGTCGTGCTGGTCCACATCAGCTTCTGGACCGACTACAAGTGGGTGGGCATTCACGGTTTCGGCCCGATCGCCCTCTTCGTCCTCGCGGGCTACCTGCTGTTCCGTCCGTACGGGGCGTGGATCCTGGGCGCCGCGGCGCAACCGTCCACCCGGGCCTATGCGGTGCGCCGACTCATGCGTACCTTCCCGGCCTACCTGGTGGCGATGCTGGTCTGGATCGTCATCTACCCGCCGGCCGTCCCGGTCGATGCGCGGGCCTGGTTCCACACCCTGACCATGACGGGCGTCTTCGAGGTGCTGAGCATCCCCAAGGGGATGGAGCAGGTCTGGAGTCTGGGCACCGAGCTGAGCTGGTACGTCGCGCTCCCGGTGCTCGCCGTGGCCCTGCACTCGTGCCTGCGCGGGAAGTCCCCGGCCGTGCGGCTGTGGGTGACCGGGGCAGTGCTGCTGGCCACCGTCCCGGCCACGACGGCCTTCATCGCCTGGTGCTACGAGGTCGGCAAGACCCAGGAGAAGCTCTGGCTCCCCGGCTATCTGATGTGCTTCACGATGGGCGCTTTCGTGGCGCTCCTGGTCGAGGCGCGTGCCGCTGGTCTGGCTCGTCTCGAGGGTGTTGAACGCCTGGCCTCCAGCCGGATCGTGCTCCCCGTGCTCTGCCTGGCTGCCCTGGCCGTGGTGATGTCGCCGCTGTCGGGGCCGCTGGACCTCTCGCCGCGCACCGCCACCGAGGACATCGTCCGGATCCTGTCCTGCACGGCCCTCGCGGCGTTGCTCGTCCTGGGGGCGGTCTTCACCCGGGACGGCCGGGGTGTCAGCGCCCCGCTGCGCTGGCGCTGGCTGGAGGCGACCGGACGCTGGTCGTACGGCATCTACCTGTGGCACCTGCCCGTCATCATCATGCTCGAGTCCGAGGCGGACCTCCCTGACGGTGTGGCCGGACTCCTGGTCCGCTTCGCCGTGGTGATCCCGATCGCGTGGGCGCTCGGGGCGACGTCGTACGTCTGGGTCGAGCTGCCCGCACAGGAGTACGGCCGCCGTCTCTCCCGCACCCGCGGGCAGGCGCAGCGCGAGGAGGGCGCGGGTGACCGGGAAGCCGGGTCGCACGCCGCGGGTCGGGGCGCGCGTTGA
- a CDS encoding lipopolysaccharide biosynthesis protein, with product MTTTTAAQDDVPASRSRSAGLLAGGGGIAATMVIANGAFYALTMLSARLLGPAEYSALAAAMNLLLVLSVVSLGVQATAARRIALDATHAQEIEASVLRLSWRTGLGIGLALVVLSPLVKELLRLDDLSPALWLAAATVPSTVVGGYIGILQGERRWRDLSLLYLAASLRLPVGVVLLLWWPDVVTALVAVTLAGFLPILVGRHSLRNTRSGIVSMHRRGIRELVSEAARNSQALLSFMALSNVDVIVARAVLDPHEAGLYAAGAILSKTCAILPQFVVVVAFPSLASHTERIRALTRGLVLTAAIGLAATLGVTLLRPLALSVVGGGEFAEISADLPAFTLLGTCMAMVQLVVYAVLARQGRRSTWLIWICAAVLVLGGSTAATAQSLLVWGLCVTTALLVVLVATSFWIVRRPAPADDADSASDTTSGALDATNATAAPTH from the coding sequence ATGACCACCACCACCGCCGCGCAGGACGATGTCCCTGCGTCGAGGTCCCGCAGCGCCGGACTCCTCGCCGGTGGAGGTGGCATCGCAGCCACGATGGTGATCGCCAACGGAGCCTTCTACGCCTTGACGATGCTGTCTGCGCGCCTCCTGGGCCCTGCGGAGTACAGCGCGCTGGCCGCGGCCATGAACCTGCTGCTGGTCCTCAGCGTCGTTTCCCTGGGGGTCCAGGCCACGGCTGCCCGACGGATCGCGCTCGACGCCACGCACGCCCAGGAGATCGAGGCGTCGGTCCTGCGGCTCTCGTGGCGCACCGGTCTGGGGATCGGGCTCGCGCTCGTGGTGCTCTCGCCGCTCGTCAAGGAACTGCTCCGACTCGACGACCTCTCCCCCGCGCTCTGGCTCGCGGCAGCGACCGTGCCCTCCACCGTCGTGGGCGGCTACATCGGGATCCTGCAGGGCGAACGCCGCTGGCGTGACCTGAGCCTGCTCTACCTGGCTGCCTCGCTCCGCCTCCCCGTCGGCGTGGTCCTGCTGCTGTGGTGGCCCGACGTGGTCACGGCCCTGGTTGCAGTGACGCTGGCCGGTTTCCTGCCGATCTTGGTCGGACGGCACTCGCTGCGCAACACTCGCTCCGGCATCGTGAGCATGCACCGACGCGGCATCCGTGAGCTGGTCTCCGAAGCGGCTCGCAACTCCCAGGCGCTCCTGTCCTTCATGGCACTGAGCAACGTCGACGTGATCGTGGCTCGCGCCGTCCTCGACCCGCACGAGGCCGGTCTGTACGCCGCCGGCGCGATCCTGAGCAAGACCTGCGCGATCCTGCCGCAGTTCGTGGTCGTGGTGGCGTTCCCCTCCCTGGCCTCGCACACCGAACGCATCCGGGCTCTGACCCGCGGCCTGGTTCTCACCGCCGCGATCGGTCTGGCGGCCACGCTCGGAGTCACTCTCCTGCGCCCCCTCGCGCTCTCGGTGGTGGGCGGCGGCGAGTTCGCCGAGATCTCCGCAGACCTGCCGGCCTTCACCCTCCTGGGCACCTGCATGGCCATGGTGCAGCTGGTGGTGTACGCGGTGCTGGCACGTCAGGGCCGTCGTTCGACCTGGCTGATCTGGATCTGTGCCGCGGTGCTGGTGCTGGGCGGCTCGACCGCGGCCACCGCCCAGTCGCTCCTGGTCTGGGGCCTCTGTGTCACCACGGCCCTGCTCGTCGTCCTGGTTGCGACCAGCTTCTGGATCGTCCGACGCCCCGCACCGGCCGACGATGCGGACAGCGCCTCCGACACCACGAGCGGCGCACTCGACGCCACCAACGCAACGGCCGCCCCCACGCACTGA
- the polA gene encoding DNA polymerase I, protein MTEKSSRPRLLLLDGHSLAYRAFFALPVDNFSTSTGQHTNAVYGFTSMLINVLRDEEPTHVAVAFDLSRQTFRLEEYSEYKAKRAKTPDEFRSQLPLIQEVLDALRIKHLSLEGFEADDIIATWSTQAREAGMETLILTGDRDSLQLVNDDVTVLYPMRGVSELARMTPEAVETKYFVPPHRYPEIAALVGEDSDNLPGVPGVGPKTAAKWINQFDGLDNIIARVDEVKGKAGESLRAHLGDVIRNRRLNALLRDLTLDFGPADLARQPWDRQEVHTLFDGLEFRVLRDRLFESLDSEEETATEPSMKVEGTVLEPGTVAAWFAETGSAALGVHVSGTWRAGTGEVEGIAVSTLEGRAAYLDTQTLTPEDDAAVAAWLADPARAKVIHDAKGPILALAARGWEVEGLSSDTALAAYLVRPDQRTYDLADLTVRYLKRELPTEDVGDQGLLFDTGEAVVEPALARAQASVELAAALADEIESHGGTRLLSDVELPLVDILARMERTGIAVDQEHLQALADEFDSEVRAAAAAAYEVIGKEINLGSPKQLQVVLFEDLGMPKTKKTKTGYTTDADALASLYEKTEHPFLLHLLRHRDVIKLRQTVEGLLKTVQPDGRIHTTFNQIIAATGRLSSTDPNLQNIPVRTAEGRRIREAFVVGEGFESLMTADYSQIEMRIMAHASGDDLLVEAFRSGQDFHASTASKVFGVDAEAVTPEMRAKIKAMNYGLAYGLSAFGLSGQLKISPGEASKLMDEYFETFGGIRDYLQGVVEEARRTGYTETVMGRRRYLPDLTSDNRQRREMAERMALNAPIQGSAADLVKVAMIGVDAELAEQGMKSRVLLQVHDELVLEVAPGEREALEALVRAQMGSAADLLVPLDVSVGTGHSWHEAAH, encoded by the coding sequence GTGACCGAGAAGTCCTCCCGCCCCCGCCTCCTGCTCCTCGACGGCCACTCGCTGGCCTACCGGGCGTTCTTCGCGCTCCCGGTCGACAACTTCTCCACCAGCACCGGCCAGCACACGAACGCCGTGTACGGCTTCACCTCGATGCTGATCAACGTGCTGCGTGACGAGGAGCCGACGCACGTGGCGGTCGCCTTCGACCTCTCGCGCCAGACGTTCCGGCTCGAGGAGTACTCCGAGTACAAGGCCAAGCGCGCCAAGACTCCCGACGAGTTCCGCAGCCAGCTACCGCTGATCCAGGAGGTGCTCGACGCACTCCGGATCAAGCACCTCTCGTTGGAGGGCTTCGAGGCCGACGACATCATCGCCACCTGGAGCACCCAGGCGCGCGAGGCCGGGATGGAGACGCTGATCCTCACCGGTGACCGCGACTCGCTCCAGCTGGTCAACGACGACGTCACCGTCCTCTACCCGATGCGTGGCGTCTCGGAGTTGGCCCGGATGACGCCGGAGGCCGTCGAGACGAAGTACTTCGTGCCGCCGCACCGCTACCCCGAGATCGCCGCGCTCGTCGGTGAGGACTCCGACAACCTCCCGGGCGTTCCCGGTGTCGGTCCCAAGACCGCAGCGAAGTGGATCAACCAGTTCGACGGCCTCGACAACATCATCGCCCGCGTCGACGAGGTGAAGGGCAAGGCCGGTGAGAGCCTGCGTGCCCACCTCGGTGACGTGATCCGCAACCGTCGCCTCAACGCGTTGCTCCGCGACCTCACCCTCGACTTCGGCCCCGCCGACCTCGCCCGTCAGCCGTGGGACCGTCAGGAGGTCCACACCCTGTTCGACGGCCTGGAGTTCCGGGTACTGCGCGATCGTCTCTTCGAGTCCCTCGACAGCGAGGAGGAGACCGCGACCGAGCCCTCGATGAAGGTCGAGGGCACCGTGCTGGAGCCGGGCACCGTCGCGGCGTGGTTCGCCGAGACCGGTTCTGCCGCGCTGGGTGTGCACGTGAGCGGCACCTGGCGCGCTGGTACCGGCGAGGTCGAGGGAATCGCGGTCTCCACGCTCGAGGGCCGCGCCGCCTACCTGGACACCCAGACCCTGACGCCCGAGGACGACGCCGCCGTGGCCGCATGGCTCGCCGATCCTGCGCGCGCCAAGGTCATCCATGACGCCAAGGGCCCCATCCTGGCGTTGGCCGCACGCGGCTGGGAGGTCGAGGGCCTGTCCAGCGACACCGCCCTGGCTGCGTACCTGGTGCGTCCGGACCAGCGCACCTACGACCTCGCCGACCTCACCGTGCGCTACCTCAAGCGCGAGCTGCCCACTGAGGACGTCGGCGACCAGGGACTCCTCTTCGACACCGGTGAGGCGGTCGTCGAGCCCGCCCTCGCACGCGCCCAGGCCAGCGTCGAGCTGGCCGCTGCGCTCGCCGACGAGATCGAGAGCCACGGCGGTACGCGTCTCCTCAGCGATGTCGAGCTGCCGCTGGTCGACATCCTCGCCCGGATGGAACGCACCGGCATCGCGGTCGACCAGGAGCACCTCCAGGCCCTCGCCGACGAGTTCGACTCCGAGGTCCGGGCCGCTGCGGCCGCCGCGTACGAGGTGATCGGCAAGGAGATCAACCTCGGCTCGCCCAAGCAGCTCCAGGTGGTCCTCTTCGAGGACCTCGGCATGCCGAAGACCAAGAAGACCAAGACCGGCTACACCACCGACGCCGACGCCCTCGCCTCCCTCTACGAGAAGACCGAGCACCCGTTCCTGCTGCACCTGCTGCGTCACCGCGACGTCATCAAGCTGCGTCAGACCGTCGAGGGTCTCCTCAAGACGGTCCAGCCCGACGGTCGCATCCACACGACGTTCAACCAGATCATCGCGGCGACCGGACGTCTGTCCAGCACTGACCCGAACCTGCAGAACATCCCGGTCCGCACCGCCGAAGGGCGTCGCATCCGTGAGGCGTTCGTCGTCGGTGAAGGCTTCGAGTCGCTGATGACGGCCGACTACAGCCAGATCGAGATGCGGATCATGGCGCACGCCTCCGGCGACGACCTGCTGGTCGAGGCGTTCCGATCGGGCCAGGACTTCCACGCCTCCACCGCCTCGAAGGTCTTCGGCGTCGACGCCGAGGCCGTCACCCCCGAGATGCGCGCCAAGATCAAGGCGATGAACTACGGCCTCGCCTACGGTCTCTCCGCCTTCGGCCTCTCGGGTCAGCTCAAGATCAGCCCCGGCGAGGCGTCAAAGCTGATGGACGAGTACTTCGAGACCTTCGGCGGCATCCGCGACTATCTCCAGGGAGTCGTGGAGGAGGCCCGCCGCACTGGGTACACCGAAACCGTCATGGGGCGTCGTCGCTACCTGCCCGACCTCACCAGCGACAACCGCCAGCGCCGCGAGATGGCGGAGCGGATGGCGCTGAACGCCCCCATCCAGGGCTCGGCGGCAGATCTCGTCAAGGTCGCCATGATCGGCGTCGACGCCGAACTGGCCGAGCAGGGCATGAAGTCCCGCGTCCTGCTGCAGGTCCATGACGAACTGGTGCTGGAAGTTGCCCCGGGCGAGCGTGAGGCGCTCGAAGCGCTGGTGCGTGCCCAGATGGGCAGCGCCGCAGACCTCCTGGTTCCTCTCGACGTCTCCGTCGGCACCGGACACAGCTGGCACGAAGCAGCTCACTGA
- a CDS encoding hotdog fold thioesterase — MTNPSAGFTAADIDSATPEDLTAAFGAQMGALCEKMQIELVEISPERVVATMPVQGNTQPYGLLHGGASVVLAETLGSMGSALHGFPDRVPVGVDINATHHRSATTGTVTGVATAIHLGRTSTCYEIVVSDEQGRRLCTSRITCALIEPR; from the coding sequence ATGACGAACCCTTCCGCGGGCTTCACCGCCGCCGACATCGACTCCGCCACCCCTGAGGACCTCACCGCAGCCTTCGGCGCGCAGATGGGTGCCCTGTGCGAGAAGATGCAGATCGAACTCGTCGAGATCTCACCTGAGCGCGTCGTCGCGACCATGCCGGTCCAGGGCAACACCCAGCCCTACGGTCTGCTGCACGGCGGCGCGTCGGTGGTGCTGGCCGAGACCCTCGGCTCAATGGGCTCAGCTCTGCACGGCTTCCCCGACCGGGTGCCGGTGGGCGTGGACATCAACGCCACCCATCACCGTTCGGCGACCACGGGCACCGTCACCGGTGTCGCGACCGCGATCCACCTGGGGCGCACCAGCACCTGCTACGAGATCGTCGTCTCCGACGAGCAGGGACGTCGCCTGTGCACCTCGCGCATCACCTGCGCACTGATCGAACCACGCTGA
- a CDS encoding GNAT family N-acetyltransferase, translating into MGRAQVQVRAAHVGDVPLLAELWSELLRTGDGVALGDLVALVEQQETDPDLRVLVAEIDSAPVGALLVRVCAVNPVNPDRIVQAFAPQVVASSRRRGVGTALVEAAVTFAEERGINYVGAAALSSSRDANRFFARIGLGPRAVLRIATTSAVRQRLGSVRPARGADRRHVDRVLAARRGRRSRVPS; encoded by the coding sequence ATGGGACGAGCTCAGGTTCAGGTGCGCGCTGCGCACGTGGGGGACGTACCCCTTCTCGCCGAGCTCTGGAGCGAACTCCTGCGCACCGGTGACGGTGTCGCGCTGGGGGACCTCGTGGCACTCGTCGAGCAGCAGGAGACCGACCCCGACCTCCGTGTCCTGGTGGCCGAGATCGACTCTGCCCCGGTCGGTGCACTGTTGGTGCGCGTCTGTGCGGTCAACCCCGTCAACCCGGATCGGATCGTCCAGGCCTTCGCGCCCCAGGTGGTCGCTTCATCGCGTCGTCGTGGTGTCGGCACTGCGCTCGTGGAAGCGGCCGTGACCTTCGCCGAGGAGCGGGGGATCAACTACGTCGGTGCTGCTGCGCTGTCGTCCTCGCGTGACGCCAACCGTTTCTTCGCCCGGATCGGGTTGGGGCCGCGCGCCGTCCTGCGGATCGCGACGACCAGCGCCGTGCGTCAGCGCCTCGGTTCGGTGCGCCCGGCTCGTGGCGCCGACCGACGCCACGTCGACCGCGTGCTCGCGGCGCGACGCGGACGCCGTTCGCGCGTCCCGTCCTGA
- a CDS encoding ANTAR domain-containing response regulator, producing the protein MSNSVVPASRVVIAEDEALIRMDLAEMLGEEGYDVVGQAADGQRAIELAEELRPDLVILDVKMPVLDGIAAAERIAAQKICPVVILTAFSQRELVERARDAGAMAYLLKPFNKADLTPAIEMAVSRFAEMRSLEDEVADLAERLETRKTMDRAKGLLQSELGISEADAFRWIQKTAMDLRLSMRQVAEGVVTHGPGIAKG; encoded by the coding sequence GTGAGCAACAGTGTCGTCCCCGCATCCCGTGTCGTCATCGCCGAGGACGAGGCCCTGATCCGTATGGACCTCGCCGAGATGCTCGGTGAGGAGGGCTACGACGTCGTAGGCCAGGCCGCGGACGGCCAACGGGCCATCGAACTGGCCGAGGAACTGCGCCCCGACCTGGTGATCCTCGACGTCAAGATGCCGGTCCTGGACGGTATCGCCGCCGCGGAGCGGATCGCTGCACAGAAGATCTGCCCGGTCGTCATCCTGACTGCGTTCAGCCAGCGTGAGCTCGTCGAGCGTGCCCGCGACGCCGGTGCGATGGCCTACCTGCTCAAGCCGTTCAACAAGGCCGACCTCACGCCCGCGATCGAGATGGCGGTCAGCCGGTTCGCCGAGATGCGCAGCCTCGAGGACGAGGTCGCCGACCTCGCCGAGCGCCTCGAGACCCGCAAGACGATGGACCGTGCCAAGGGCCTGCTCCAGAGCGAGCTCGGGATCTCCGAGGCCGACGCGTTCCGATGGATCCAGAAGACCGCGATGGACCTGCGCCTCTCCATGCGTCAGGTCGCCGAGGGCGTCGTCACTCACGGCCCGGGCATCGCCAAGGGCTGA
- the pyk gene encoding pyruvate kinase gives MRRAKIVVTLGPAVGSPERIKELVDAGMNVARLNMSHGTHADHEQMLAMVREASVETGRAIGVFADLQGPKIRLGNFREGSAVLVPGQEWTITTRDVLGDGTVSGTTYSGLPGDVSPGDPLLIDDGKIRLEVVSVDGPDVLTKVIIGGPVSNHKGINLPGVAVSVPALSDKDERDLRWALQHGVDYIALSFVRHAADADDVRAIMAEEGVSVPVIAKIEKPQAIANAEQIIDAFDGLMVARGDLGVECPLEDVPLHQKMLIDLARRHAKPVIVATQMLESMISAPAPTRAEASDVANAVLDGADAVMLSGETSVGKYPIETVRTMARIVASTEDHGLARMAAVDWQPRTKGGIISKAAAEVARRMGAKYLVAFTTSGDSARRLARYRGDVPMLAFSPLESTRAQLAMTWGIETLRTEDVRSTDEMVLQIDEVLLASGRVQEGDFVVITAGTPYGIPGSTNALRIHRAGDAKNALAEAYRRES, from the coding sequence GTGCGCAGAGCCAAGATCGTCGTCACCCTCGGACCGGCTGTCGGCAGCCCTGAACGAATCAAGGAGCTCGTCGACGCCGGCATGAACGTAGCCCGCCTCAACATGAGCCACGGCACCCATGCCGACCACGAGCAGATGCTCGCCATGGTCCGCGAAGCGAGTGTCGAGACCGGCCGCGCGATCGGCGTCTTCGCCGACCTGCAGGGCCCCAAGATTCGCCTGGGCAACTTCCGCGAAGGATCCGCTGTCCTCGTTCCCGGTCAGGAATGGACCATCACCACGCGCGACGTGCTCGGTGACGGAACCGTGTCCGGGACCACCTACTCGGGTCTGCCCGGCGACGTCTCGCCCGGCGACCCCCTCCTCATCGACGACGGGAAGATCCGTCTCGAGGTCGTGTCCGTCGACGGGCCCGACGTCCTCACCAAGGTCATCATCGGTGGCCCCGTCTCCAACCACAAGGGCATCAACCTGCCCGGTGTGGCCGTCTCCGTCCCGGCGCTGAGCGACAAGGACGAGCGCGACCTGCGCTGGGCCCTGCAGCACGGTGTCGACTACATCGCGCTCAGCTTCGTCCGGCACGCCGCCGACGCCGACGACGTCCGCGCGATCATGGCCGAGGAGGGCGTCAGCGTCCCCGTCATCGCCAAGATCGAGAAGCCCCAGGCGATCGCCAACGCCGAGCAGATCATCGACGCGTTCGACGGCCTCATGGTCGCCCGCGGCGACCTCGGTGTGGAGTGCCCGCTCGAGGACGTCCCGCTGCACCAGAAGATGCTGATCGACCTGGCGCGTCGTCACGCCAAGCCGGTCATCGTGGCCACCCAGATGCTCGAGTCGATGATCAGCGCCCCCGCGCCGACCCGCGCCGAGGCCTCCGACGTCGCCAACGCCGTCCTCGACGGTGCTGACGCGGTGATGCTCTCGGGCGAGACCAGCGTGGGCAAGTACCCCATCGAGACCGTCCGCACCATGGCACGGATCGTGGCCTCCACCGAGGACCACGGCCTGGCCCGCATGGCTGCGGTCGACTGGCAGCCCCGCACCAAGGGCGGCATCATCTCCAAGGCCGCCGCCGAGGTGGCCCGTCGCATGGGCGCCAAGTACCTGGTGGCGTTCACCACCTCCGGTGACTCCGCCCGTCGTCTGGCCCGTTACCGCGGCGACGTCCCGATGCTGGCCTTCTCGCCGCTGGAGTCCACCCGGGCCCAGCTCGCGATGACGTGGGGCATCGAGACCCTGCGCACCGAGGACGTCCGCAGCACCGACGAGATGGTCCTGCAGATCGACGAGGTCCTGCTCGCCTCGGGCCGTGTCCAGGAGGGCGACTTCGTCGTCATCACCGCGGGCACCCCCTACGGCATTCCCGGATCCACCAACGCGCTGCGCATCCACCGTGCCGGTGACGCGAAGAACGCGCTGGCCGAGGCCTACCGCCGCGAGAGCTGA
- a CDS encoding glutamate synthase subunit beta has translation MADPKGFLKHERQVAGRRPVEERVKDFNEVYTDGGIGRALLPIINTQASRCMDCGIPFCHSGCPLGNIIPEWNDLVYRGDWDGAADRLHKTNNFPEFTGRLCPAPCETACVVGINQPAVTIKNVEVSIIDKAFESGYVRPEAPEWLSGKTVAVVGSGPAGLAAAQQLTRAGHTVVVYERADKPGGLLRYGIPEFKMEKKHLDRRLDQMRREGTVFRSGVEVGEGTLSAERLQERFDAVVLAIGSTVPRDLPVPGRELNGIHQAMEFLPQGNREGVGEVVPDQIRATDKHVVIIGGGDTGADCLGTSIRHGAASVTQLEIMPQPTEDRPAGQPWPTYPMIYRVSSAHEEGGERVYSVNTTEFVGDENGNVKALRLVEVDASFQPVPGTEKEIPADLVLLAMGFLHPEKDGLVDQLGVELDERGNVKRDKKYQSSVDGVFVAGDAGRGQSLIVWAIAEGRSAAAAVDEFLTGSTDLPAPIPPNARPLTV, from the coding sequence ATGGCTGACCCGAAGGGCTTCCTCAAGCACGAGCGTCAGGTCGCTGGCCGACGCCCGGTGGAGGAGCGAGTCAAGGACTTCAACGAGGTCTACACCGACGGTGGGATCGGCCGTGCGCTGCTCCCGATCATCAACACCCAGGCGAGCCGCTGCATGGACTGCGGCATCCCGTTCTGCCACTCGGGCTGCCCGCTGGGCAACATCATCCCGGAGTGGAACGACCTGGTGTACCGGGGTGACTGGGACGGTGCGGCTGACCGCCTGCACAAGACCAACAACTTCCCCGAGTTCACCGGTCGCCTGTGCCCGGCTCCCTGTGAGACCGCGTGCGTCGTCGGCATCAACCAGCCGGCCGTCACCATCAAGAACGTCGAGGTCTCGATCATCGACAAGGCCTTCGAGTCGGGCTACGTCCGTCCCGAGGCCCCCGAGTGGCTGTCCGGCAAGACCGTCGCCGTCGTCGGTTCGGGGCCCGCAGGTCTCGCTGCAGCGCAGCAGCTGACCCGCGCCGGTCACACCGTCGTCGTCTACGAGCGTGCGGACAAGCCGGGCGGCCTGCTCCGCTACGGCATCCCCGAGTTCAAGATGGAGAAGAAGCACCTCGACCGTCGCCTCGACCAGATGCGTCGCGAGGGCACCGTCTTCCGTTCCGGTGTCGAGGTCGGAGAGGGCACGCTCAGCGCCGAGCGTCTCCAGGAGCGTTTCGACGCCGTCGTCCTGGCCATCGGCTCCACCGTCCCGCGTGACCTGCCGGTCCCGGGCCGCGAGCTCAACGGCATCCACCAGGCCATGGAGTTCCTCCCGCAGGGCAACCGCGAGGGTGTCGGCGAGGTCGTCCCCGACCAGATCCGTGCCACCGACAAGCACGTCGTGATCATCGGTGGCGGTGACACCGGTGCTGACTGCCTCGGTACCTCCATCCGTCACGGTGCTGCCTCGGTGACCCAGCTCGAGATCATGCCGCAGCCGACCGAGGACCGTCCCGCCGGACAGCCCTGGCCGACCTACCCGATGATCTACCGCGTCTCCTCGGCCCACGAGGAGGGTGGCGAGCGCGTCTACTCGGTCAACACCACCGAGTTCGTCGGCGACGAGAACGGCAACGTCAAGGCGCTGCGTCTCGTCGAGGTCGACGCCTCCTTCCAGCCCGTCCCGGGCACCGAGAAGGAGATCCCGGCCGACCTGGTGCTCCTGGCCATGGGCTTCCTGCACCCGGAGAAGGACGGTCTCGTCGACCAGCTCGGTGTCGAGCTGGACGAGCGCGGCAACGTCAAGCGCGACAAGAAGTACCAGTCGTCCGTCGACGGCGTCTTCGTGGCCGGCGACGCCGGTCGCGGTCAGTCGCTGATCGTCTGGGCGATCGCCGAGGGTCGTTCTGCCGCCGCCGCGGTGGACGAGTTCCTCACCGGATCCACGGACCTGCCGGCCCCGATCCCGCCGAACGCGCGTCCGCTGACCGTCTGA